A window from Myxococcus fulvus encodes these proteins:
- the gspF gene encoding type II secretion system inner membrane protein GspF, which translates to MPVFEYRGLNSAGKQIKGLLEADSPKTLRSKLRADGIFLTDVLAQAEGSRGAVSKGANAAQVARDIDLRKLGRGRVNTDDVAIFTRQLSTLLGAGVTLVESLTALVDQVEKERFKRALSDIKQRVNEGSSLADALGQHPKIFPSIYVNMVRAGEASGALDAVLTRLADFTENQARLQQKILSTMLYPAIMMVVGGGILVALMVFVVPKVTKIFETMKATLPLSTRMLIATSNFFQDWWFIAVPFMVLCGWLFMRWTVSPKGKPKWDRFTLKAPIVGNLVRLLSISRFARTLSTLLKSGVPLLAAMDIVKAVMTNTVLAEVVEKARDSIREGESIANPLKRSGEFPPLVYHMVAIGERSGQLEEMLTNVADNYETQVNVRIGALTSLLEPLLIVVMGAVIAFVALSILMPILQVNSAIR; encoded by the coding sequence ATGCCGGTCTTCGAGTACAGAGGTCTCAACTCCGCGGGCAAGCAGATCAAGGGCCTGCTGGAAGCCGACTCGCCCAAGACGCTGCGCTCCAAGCTGCGCGCCGACGGCATCTTCCTCACGGACGTGCTCGCCCAGGCGGAGGGCAGCCGGGGCGCGGTGTCCAAGGGCGCCAACGCCGCGCAGGTGGCGCGCGACATCGACCTGCGCAAGCTGGGCCGGGGCCGCGTCAACACCGACGACGTGGCCATCTTCACCCGGCAGCTGTCCACGCTGCTGGGCGCCGGCGTCACGCTGGTGGAGTCGCTCACCGCCCTGGTCGACCAGGTGGAGAAGGAGCGCTTCAAGCGCGCCCTCTCCGACATCAAGCAGCGCGTCAACGAGGGCTCGTCCCTGGCGGACGCGCTGGGGCAGCACCCGAAGATCTTCCCCAGCATCTACGTGAACATGGTGCGCGCGGGCGAGGCGTCCGGCGCCCTGGACGCGGTGCTCACCCGCCTGGCCGACTTCACGGAGAACCAGGCCCGGCTGCAGCAGAAGATCCTCAGCACCATGCTCTACCCCGCCATCATGATGGTGGTGGGCGGCGGCATCCTCGTGGCGCTGATGGTGTTCGTCGTCCCGAAGGTGACCAAGATCTTCGAGACGATGAAGGCCACGCTGCCGTTGAGCACGCGGATGCTCATCGCCACGAGCAACTTCTTCCAGGACTGGTGGTTCATCGCCGTCCCGTTCATGGTGCTGTGCGGCTGGCTGTTCATGCGCTGGACGGTGAGCCCCAAGGGCAAGCCCAAGTGGGACCGCTTCACGCTCAAGGCGCCCATCGTGGGCAACCTGGTGCGGCTGCTCTCCATCTCCCGCTTCGCCCGCACGCTGTCCACGCTGCTCAAGAGCGGCGTCCCGCTGCTGGCGGCCATGGACATCGTCAAGGCGGTGATGACGAACACCGTGCTGGCGGAGGTCGTGGAGAAGGCCCGCGACTCCATCCGCGAGGGTGAGAGCATCGCCAACCCGCTCAAGCGCTCCGGGGAGTTCCCGCCGCTCGTCTACCACATGGTCGCCATCGGCGAGCGCTCCGGTCAGCTCGAGGAGATGCTCACCAACGTGGCGGACAACTACGAGACGCAGGTGAACGTGCGCATCGGCGCCCTCACCTCGCTGCTCGAGCCCCTGCTCATCGTGGTGATGGGCGCGGTGATTGCATTCGTCGCGCTCTCCATCCTGATGCCGATCCTCCAGGTGAACTCGGCCATCCGGTGA
- the gspE gene encoding type II secretion system ATPase GspE: MNVTADPTLATAASGAAPARNDSTQVVSHGQAFLCGRPLGEILRALVPSLTEEKLREALALQEEKGGRIGEVLVGLKAVSAEDVAKALGHQLDLPYLARIFTEEVDAELVKRIPINFAKQAHILPLSLENDSVVLAVADPLDTSALDHARLLLGQSISPRLALDSTITDAINSVYDRSINEAEQLVDEMETQDLDAIAHELDEPQDLLDTDDEAPVIRLVNSVLFRAAKERASDIHIEPMERELLVRFRVDGVLQEVIKPPKRYQNAIVSRVKVMGQLNIAEKRLPQDGRIRIKLAGRDIDIRLSTIPTTNGERIVMRLLDKTATLLDLAEIGMSQVTLHAMEAVIKRSHGIILVTGPTGSGKTTTLYGALSKINTPDLNILTVEDPVEYQLKGIGQMAINPKIGLTFAQGLRSFLRQDPDVIMVGEIRDKETAEIAIQASLTGHLVLSTVHTNDAAGAVTRLVDMGVEPFLVASSLTGILAQRLVRRVCPDCRALYQPTDAELKEIGHSRASFKERYGTERIYKAVGCPTCNRNGYRGRTGIYEFLPVDDDVRQLVLKNVDASTIKKSATSKGMITLLEDGARKISLGETTIAEVLSITQEDM; encoded by the coding sequence ATGAACGTGACCGCAGACCCCACTCTCGCCACCGCCGCGTCCGGCGCGGCCCCCGCCCGGAACGACTCCACCCAGGTCGTCTCCCACGGTCAGGCCTTCCTGTGCGGCAGGCCGCTGGGGGAGATCCTCCGCGCGCTCGTCCCCTCGCTCACCGAGGAGAAGCTGCGCGAGGCGCTCGCCCTCCAGGAGGAGAAGGGCGGACGCATCGGTGAGGTCCTGGTGGGGCTCAAGGCGGTCAGCGCCGAGGACGTCGCCAAGGCGCTGGGACACCAGCTGGACCTGCCCTACCTGGCGCGCATCTTCACGGAGGAGGTGGACGCGGAGCTGGTCAAGCGCATCCCCATCAACTTCGCCAAGCAGGCGCACATCCTCCCGTTGTCCCTGGAGAACGACAGCGTGGTGCTGGCGGTGGCGGACCCGCTGGACACGTCCGCGCTGGACCACGCGCGGCTGCTCCTGGGGCAGAGCATCAGCCCCCGGCTGGCGCTCGACAGCACCATCACCGACGCCATCAACAGCGTCTATGACCGCTCCATCAACGAGGCCGAGCAGCTGGTCGACGAGATGGAGACGCAGGACCTGGACGCCATCGCCCACGAGCTGGACGAGCCGCAGGACCTGCTGGACACGGACGACGAGGCCCCGGTCATCCGGCTGGTGAACTCGGTGCTCTTCCGCGCCGCCAAGGAGCGCGCGAGCGATATCCACATCGAGCCCATGGAGCGCGAGCTGCTCGTGCGCTTCCGCGTGGACGGCGTGCTGCAAGAGGTCATCAAGCCGCCCAAGCGCTACCAGAACGCCATCGTCAGCCGCGTGAAGGTGATGGGGCAGCTGAACATCGCCGAGAAGCGCCTGCCGCAGGACGGCCGCATCCGCATCAAGCTGGCCGGCCGCGACATCGACATCCGTCTGTCCACCATCCCCACCACCAACGGGGAGCGCATCGTCATGCGTCTGTTGGACAAGACGGCGACGCTGCTGGACCTGGCGGAGATCGGCATGAGCCAGGTGACGCTCCATGCCATGGAAGCCGTCATCAAGCGCTCGCACGGCATCATCCTCGTCACCGGCCCCACGGGCTCCGGCAAGACGACGACGCTCTACGGCGCGCTGTCGAAGATCAACACCCCGGACCTCAACATCCTCACCGTCGAGGACCCGGTGGAGTACCAGCTCAAGGGGATTGGCCAGATGGCCATCAACCCCAAGATCGGCCTCACCTTCGCGCAAGGGCTGCGCTCCTTCCTGCGCCAGGACCCGGACGTCATCATGGTCGGTGAGATCCGCGACAAGGAGACGGCGGAGATCGCCATCCAGGCCTCGCTCACGGGCCACCTGGTGCTCTCCACGGTCCACACCAACGACGCGGCCGGCGCCGTCACCCGTCTGGTGGACATGGGCGTGGAGCCGTTCCTCGTGGCGTCGTCGCTCACGGGCATCCTCGCCCAGCGCCTGGTGCGCCGCGTGTGCCCGGACTGCCGCGCGCTCTACCAGCCCACGGACGCGGAGCTGAAGGAGATCGGCCACTCGCGCGCCTCCTTCAAGGAGCGCTACGGCACCGAGCGCATCTACAAGGCCGTGGGCTGCCCCACCTGCAACCGCAACGGCTACCGAGGCCGCACGGGCATCTACGAGTTCCTGCCCGTGGACGACGACGTGCGCCAGCTCGTGCTGAAGAACGTGGACGCCTCCACCATCAAGAAGTCCGCCACGTCCAAGGGGATGATCACCCTGCTCGAGGACGGCGCGCGCAAGATTTCCCTGGGGGAGACGACCATCGCCGAAGTGCTGAGCATCACCCAGGAGGACATGTAA
- the gspD gene encoding type II secretion system secretin GspD — protein sequence MKTLPSWMLCLCLALAIPAQAQRRPTPPGTSAPSAPGERTITPQSPGGAPAEEANQGPRRTPTCEEARRNARYGIYFDKVEIEKLVQTVADATCRTFILPENVRGKISIIGPENGRVEVDADAFYSAFLASLDANGLAVYQYGRFMKIVDKRSAKQNPIPTIVEDGQPYTTNEQMVTKLFRIRNVEVEPLRGVLQQLVSKDGDTIPYPPDTIIVNDVGSNIHRLERLINQLDSRAASDELRVIQVQFASAQDVAGTVQKLFESKGARPGATRPGNFTQGVPPAGQPGGEIIAQPSQGGESAGGPVTLSQIIPDERTNKLIIVASPAAFERIQEIVTQLDIPSGTGGRINVYYLENANAEELASTLQSLAQGTANRPRTPGAPNLPPGMPRGNAPTQAAELFSGEVKISADKGTNSLVIVASQSDYKNIVQVIQQLDTPRRQVFVEAVIMEVNLDRNAEYGVNLHSGFSLQTDDGAVPGLIGTNNTGSGLPPSLSLANLASFGGFLAGLQGPVIPALEKLGLDIPAFGVVLHAMQQSSDVNVLSTPHILTSDNEEAEITVGQNVPFQSGFSPSSLGTGVGAGTAGGAGGLNTSLLGALGGLGSLYAPIQRQNVELKLTVKPQINESDYIRMVITEQTEEIASNDAVLGPTTSKRSAKTTVIAKDQETVVLGGIMQDRTIESVTKVPVLGDIPIIGNFFRETTRKKTKTNLLLFLTPYIIRGPEDFRVIFERKMKERQQFVEQFYGQVPGYDVAVDFSRKPGPLSKMNQAVLRERQRAENGGPGVQGERVISPGSSAPSRTNTPPAGRSNSVPPAQGPAPVSPEPEVREAPLPPAGSEESAPATPAPQTPEAPAPESTGDASPERLRIQPETGE from the coding sequence ATGAAGACGCTCCCGTCCTGGATGCTCTGCCTGTGCCTCGCGCTCGCCATCCCCGCGCAGGCCCAGCGCCGCCCCACCCCGCCCGGCACCTCCGCGCCTTCCGCGCCCGGTGAGCGGACCATCACGCCCCAGTCCCCCGGCGGCGCCCCCGCCGAGGAGGCCAATCAAGGGCCTCGCCGTACGCCCACGTGCGAGGAGGCCCGGCGCAACGCGCGCTACGGCATCTACTTCGACAAGGTGGAGATCGAGAAGCTGGTGCAGACGGTGGCGGACGCCACCTGCCGCACGTTCATCCTCCCGGAGAACGTGCGCGGGAAGATCTCCATCATCGGCCCGGAGAACGGCCGCGTGGAGGTGGACGCGGACGCGTTCTACTCCGCGTTCCTCGCCTCGCTCGACGCCAACGGCCTGGCTGTCTACCAGTACGGCCGCTTCATGAAGATCGTCGACAAGCGCTCGGCGAAGCAGAACCCCATCCCCACCATCGTCGAGGACGGCCAGCCGTACACCACCAACGAGCAGATGGTGACCAAGCTGTTCCGCATCCGCAACGTGGAGGTGGAACCCCTGCGCGGCGTGCTGCAGCAGTTGGTGTCCAAGGACGGCGACACCATCCCGTACCCGCCCGACACCATCATCGTCAACGACGTGGGCTCCAACATCCACCGCCTGGAGCGGCTCATCAACCAGCTGGACTCGCGCGCCGCCAGCGACGAGCTGCGCGTCATCCAGGTGCAGTTCGCGAGCGCCCAGGACGTGGCCGGCACGGTGCAGAAGCTGTTCGAGTCCAAGGGCGCGCGCCCCGGCGCCACCCGCCCCGGCAACTTCACCCAGGGCGTGCCGCCCGCGGGTCAGCCCGGCGGTGAGATTATCGCCCAGCCCTCCCAGGGCGGAGAGTCCGCCGGGGGCCCGGTGACGCTGTCGCAGATCATCCCGGACGAGCGCACCAACAAGCTCATCATCGTGGCCAGCCCCGCCGCGTTCGAGCGCATCCAGGAGATCGTCACCCAGCTCGACATCCCGTCCGGCACGGGCGGCCGCATCAACGTCTACTACCTGGAGAACGCCAACGCGGAGGAGCTGGCGAGCACGCTGCAGTCGCTGGCGCAGGGCACGGCCAACCGTCCCCGCACGCCGGGCGCCCCCAACCTGCCCCCGGGCATGCCGCGCGGCAACGCGCCCACGCAGGCGGCGGAGCTGTTCAGCGGCGAGGTGAAGATCTCCGCCGACAAGGGCACCAACTCGCTCGTCATCGTCGCCAGCCAGTCGGACTACAAGAACATCGTCCAGGTCATCCAGCAGCTCGACACGCCCCGTCGCCAGGTGTTCGTCGAGGCCGTCATCATGGAGGTGAACCTGGACCGCAATGCCGAGTACGGCGTCAACCTGCACAGCGGCTTCTCGCTGCAGACGGATGACGGCGCGGTGCCTGGCCTCATCGGCACCAACAACACCGGCTCGGGCCTGCCCCCGTCGCTGAGCCTGGCGAACCTGGCGTCCTTCGGCGGCTTCCTGGCGGGCCTGCAGGGCCCCGTCATCCCCGCCCTGGAGAAGCTGGGCCTGGACATCCCCGCCTTCGGCGTGGTGCTGCACGCGATGCAGCAGAGCTCCGACGTGAACGTGCTGTCCACGCCGCACATCCTCACCAGCGACAACGAGGAGGCGGAGATCACCGTGGGCCAGAACGTGCCCTTCCAGTCCGGCTTCTCGCCCTCGTCGCTGGGCACGGGCGTGGGCGCCGGCACCGCGGGCGGCGCGGGCGGCCTGAACACGTCGCTGCTCGGCGCGCTGGGCGGCCTGGGCTCGCTGTACGCGCCCATCCAGCGCCAGAACGTGGAGCTGAAGCTGACGGTGAAGCCGCAGATCAACGAGAGCGACTACATCCGCATGGTCATCACCGAGCAGACGGAGGAGATCGCCTCCAACGACGCGGTGCTCGGACCGACGACCAGCAAGCGCAGCGCGAAGACGACGGTCATCGCCAAGGACCAGGAGACGGTGGTGCTGGGCGGCATCATGCAGGACCGCACCATTGAGTCCGTCACCAAGGTCCCGGTGCTGGGCGACATCCCCATCATCGGCAACTTCTTCCGCGAGACGACGCGCAAGAAGACGAAGACGAACCTGCTCCTGTTCCTGACGCCCTACATCATCCGGGGCCCCGAGGACTTCCGCGTCATCTTCGAGCGCAAGATGAAGGAGCGTCAGCAGTTCGTGGAGCAGTTCTACGGCCAGGTGCCCGGCTACGACGTGGCGGTGGACTTCAGCCGCAAGCCCGGCCCGCTGTCCAAGATGAACCAGGCCGTCCTGCGCGAGCGCCAGCGCGCGGAGAACGGCGGCCCGGGCGTGCAGGGCGAGCGCGTCATCTCGCCGGGCTCGTCCGCGCCCTCGCGCACCAACACCCCGCCGGCCGGCCGCTCGAACAGCGTGCCGCCCGCGCAGGGCCCGGCCCCCGTGTCGCCCGAGCCCGAGGTGCGGGAAGCGCCGCTGCCTCCCGCCGGTTCCGAAGAGTCAGCCCCCGCGACTCCGGCGCCGCAGACGCCCGAAGCGCCGGCTCCGGAGTCCACCGGAGACGCGTCGCCCGAGCGCCTGCGCATCCAGCCCGAGACCGGGGAATAG
- the gspC gene encoding type II secretion system protein GspC translates to MELFFRKYFWTVNLLFILLVALLAAKTVNLFVESSISPVPSSGATARAPTNRPAQAALALPDMEGLSRVTGIKIPEPEVAVREPTTPEVDPNAAPVKSGLRVKLLGTLVASNPDWSFASVQDMVTQRSQTYMVGNALQGATVLEIERERVIILNGGRKEFIDGNPGDGAQAFTPPTPPVAQTNTASPSGIRAVSDNEYEVPRAEIDKTLNNLNDVAMQARIVPAFKDGQAVGFKLFSIRPDSIYSKIGVQNGDVIRRINGFDLNSPEKALEVYSKMKDSSRIEIEIERNGAPIRKSYNVR, encoded by the coding sequence ATGGAACTCTTCTTTCGCAAATACTTCTGGACGGTGAACCTGCTGTTCATCCTGCTCGTCGCGCTGCTGGCGGCGAAGACGGTGAACCTGTTCGTCGAATCCTCCATCTCCCCGGTGCCGTCATCGGGGGCCACCGCGCGCGCGCCGACGAACCGGCCCGCGCAGGCGGCGCTCGCGCTGCCAGACATGGAGGGCCTGTCACGGGTGACGGGCATCAAGATTCCCGAGCCGGAAGTCGCGGTGAGGGAGCCCACGACGCCGGAGGTGGACCCCAACGCCGCCCCGGTGAAGAGCGGCCTGCGGGTGAAGCTGCTCGGCACGCTCGTCGCGAGCAACCCGGACTGGTCCTTCGCGTCGGTCCAGGACATGGTGACGCAGCGCTCGCAGACGTACATGGTGGGCAATGCCCTGCAGGGCGCCACCGTGCTCGAAATCGAGCGTGAGCGCGTCATCATCCTCAACGGGGGCCGCAAGGAGTTCATCGACGGCAACCCGGGTGACGGCGCGCAGGCCTTCACCCCGCCGACGCCTCCGGTGGCGCAGACGAACACCGCGTCCCCCAGCGGCATCCGCGCCGTCAGCGACAACGAGTACGAAGTGCCGCGCGCGGAGATCGACAAGACGCTCAACAACCTCAACGACGTGGCCATGCAGGCGCGCATCGTCCCGGCCTTCAAGGACGGTCAGGCGGTGGGGTTCAAGCTCTTCTCCATCCGCCCGGATTCCATCTACTCGAAGATCGGCGTCCAGAACGGCGACGTCATCCGCCGCATCAACGGGTTCGACCTCAACAGCCCCGAGAAGGCGCTCGAGGTCTACTCGAAGATGAAGGACTCCTCCCGCATCGAAATCGAGATCGAGCGCAACGGCGCGCCGATCCGCAAGTCCTACAACGTCCGTTAA
- a CDS encoding sigma-54-dependent transcriptional regulator — protein MTTSTVLVVDDDRANLDSVTRIFQRENMATLSAANGTEALELLRRPEVTVMVTDLMMPGMDGQELLRAARTIRPDVEVVLMTAYGTVETAVAAMKDGAYDFITKPLKRHSLVKAVQKALEKRALVSENQTLKAKLAEMSAQGGRSMVGQSPAFRAMLDTIRQAAPSTATVLLLGESGTGKELAARSVHEYSSRAKGAFVAVNCGALPENILEAELFGVERGAFTGAVARREGRFERAHGGTLFLDEVGEMPLPAQVKLLRALAEGEIERLGGTQTVKVDVRLVAATNKDLQKEVAEGRFREDLYYRLNVVEIRVPALASRREDIPLLADAFLRRFAAKNGKALRGFSPEALQTLENYAWPGNVRELEHAVERAVVLARGEVLEASDLPESVRKGPLGAATQLVIPIGTPMEEVERRVIHETLRHTKGDKTLAARLLGIAARTIYRKLEREQTTGGEPSAGSDD, from the coding sequence ATGACCACCTCCACCGTCCTCGTCGTCGATGACGATCGCGCCAACCTCGACTCCGTGACGCGCATCTTCCAGCGGGAGAACATGGCCACGCTCTCCGCGGCCAACGGCACGGAGGCCCTGGAGCTCCTGCGCCGCCCCGAAGTCACGGTGATGGTGACGGACTTGATGATGCCCGGCATGGACGGGCAGGAGCTCTTGCGCGCGGCGCGCACCATCCGCCCCGACGTGGAGGTGGTGCTGATGACCGCCTACGGCACGGTGGAGACGGCCGTGGCGGCGATGAAGGACGGCGCCTACGACTTCATCACCAAGCCGCTCAAGCGCCACTCGCTGGTGAAGGCGGTGCAGAAGGCGCTGGAGAAGCGCGCGCTCGTCTCGGAGAACCAGACGCTCAAGGCGAAGCTCGCGGAGATGAGCGCCCAGGGCGGGCGCAGCATGGTGGGCCAGTCCCCCGCCTTCCGCGCCATGCTGGACACCATCCGCCAGGCCGCGCCCTCCACCGCCACGGTGCTGCTGCTCGGTGAGTCGGGCACGGGCAAGGAGCTGGCGGCGCGCTCGGTGCACGAATACTCCAGCCGGGCCAAGGGCGCCTTCGTCGCCGTCAACTGTGGCGCGCTGCCGGAGAACATCCTGGAGGCGGAGCTGTTCGGCGTGGAGCGCGGCGCCTTCACCGGCGCGGTGGCCCGGCGCGAGGGCCGCTTCGAGCGCGCCCACGGCGGCACCCTCTTCCTGGATGAGGTGGGCGAGATGCCGCTGCCCGCGCAGGTGAAGCTGCTGCGCGCGCTGGCCGAGGGCGAAATCGAGCGGCTGGGCGGCACGCAGACGGTGAAGGTGGACGTGCGGCTGGTGGCCGCCACCAACAAGGACCTGCAGAAGGAGGTGGCCGAGGGCCGCTTCCGCGAGGACCTCTACTACCGGCTCAACGTGGTGGAGATCCGCGTGCCCGCGCTCGCCTCGCGCCGCGAGGACATCCCGCTGCTGGCCGACGCGTTCCTGCGCCGCTTCGCCGCGAAGAACGGCAAGGCGCTGCGGGGATTCTCTCCCGAGGCGCTGCAGACGCTGGAGAACTACGCCTGGCCCGGCAACGTGCGGGAGCTGGAGCACGCCGTCGAGCGCGCGGTGGTGCTGGCGCGGGGCGAGGTGCTGGAGGCCAGCGACCTGCCCGAGTCGGTGCGCAAGGGCCCGCTCGGCGCCGCCACCCAACTGGTCATCCCCATCGGCACGCCCATGGAGGAGGTGGAGCGCCGGGTGATCCACGAGACCTTGCGCCACACCAAGGGCGACAAGACGCTGGCCGCCCGGCTGCTGGGCATCGCCGCCCGCACCATCTACCGCAAGCTGGAGCGCGAGCAGACCACCGGCGGCGAGCCCTCCGCCGGAAGCGACGACTGA
- a CDS encoding ParB/RepB/Spo0J family partition protein, with protein sequence MAAKSARKSAAAKKPAAAPRKPRRKKAEPRSRGLSPQDVASDSVEYPTEILEAVRTDGGEVLGVYRDPLGGHPVVLAVLPIDKVEPTPYQRDLSEPHVKRLASAMERLDRFLDPVIAVRKEGRYWTPNGNHRLHASKLLGAKSIVALLLPDEDVAYQILALNTEKAHNLKERSLEVVRMYRGLVGAGRAGKESAFAHLFEEPAFITLGAAYEKRPRYSAGAYHPFVKAVEDFMDVPLEDALKVRDARADRLLELDDAVVAVVDSLKAKGLQSPYLKNFVVARINFLRFKKNGGKPDFDDTVDRMLASARKFNVDSVKREDIGRMGGGPVEADEEHA encoded by the coding sequence ATGGCAGCGAAGTCCGCACGCAAGAGCGCCGCAGCGAAGAAGCCCGCCGCCGCCCCCAGGAAGCCCCGTCGCAAGAAGGCGGAACCGAGGTCACGCGGCCTGTCTCCCCAGGACGTGGCCAGCGACTCGGTGGAGTACCCCACGGAGATCCTCGAGGCGGTGCGCACCGACGGCGGCGAGGTGCTCGGCGTCTACCGCGACCCCTTGGGCGGACATCCGGTGGTGCTCGCGGTGCTGCCCATCGACAAGGTGGAGCCCACCCCGTACCAGCGCGATTTGTCCGAGCCCCATGTGAAGCGGCTCGCCAGCGCCATGGAGCGGCTGGACCGCTTCCTGGACCCCGTCATCGCCGTGCGCAAGGAGGGCCGCTACTGGACGCCCAACGGCAACCACCGCCTGCACGCGAGCAAGCTGCTCGGCGCGAAGTCCATCGTCGCGCTGCTGCTGCCCGACGAGGACGTGGCCTATCAAATCCTCGCGCTCAACACGGAGAAGGCCCACAACCTCAAGGAGCGCTCGCTCGAGGTGGTGCGCATGTACCGGGGCCTCGTGGGCGCGGGCCGCGCGGGCAAGGAGTCCGCCTTCGCGCACCTGTTCGAGGAGCCCGCCTTCATCACGCTCGGCGCCGCGTACGAGAAGCGCCCCCGCTACTCCGCGGGTGCCTACCACCCCTTCGTCAAGGCGGTGGAGGACTTCATGGACGTGCCGCTGGAGGACGCGCTGAAGGTGCGCGACGCGCGCGCGGACCGGCTGCTGGAGCTCGATGACGCCGTCGTCGCCGTCGTCGATTCCCTCAAGGCCAAGGGCCTGCAGAGCCCCTACCTCAAGAACTTCGTCGTCGCGCGCATCAACTTCCTGCGCTTCAAGAAGAACGGCGGCAAGCCCGACTTCGACGACACCGTGGACCGGATGCTCGCCAGCGCGCGCAAGTTCAACGTCGACTCCGTCAAGCGCGAGGACATCGGCCGCATGGGCGGAGGCCCCGTGGAGGCGGACGAGGAACACGCCTGA
- a CDS encoding TldD/PmbA family protein, producing MDYQKLAKRIVQRATKKGARQAEAFIEVSRQSTVRVREGQIEDLTQSTAKGVGLRVVTKDRLGFAFTSDFEPSGIDLLVDQALKLAEAAAPNKLNGLPGARDLGRFGDTGALYDEAVANLPGDWKVKAALEMEKAGRAEDSRVSTFNSVGAGDFVSEVYVASSEGMVGGYSGTYVFMFAMPVAAQDGQLQKGYWLDYKRFLADLESPESIGREATRRAVRMLGARRVKTQQVPVLFDPLVTASFVSGVAKAASGNAVHQQASMLASLKGKRLASEHVTLVDNGLLPRGLATAPFDGEGVPTRRTPIIDRGVMSSFLYDAFTARKAKARPTGNARRGYNALPSIGTTNLYLEAGTRSPEDLIKEVDRGFYVTSLLGHGANPVTGELSAGANGLWIENGELTHAVQEVTVAGNVLKMLQDLDGVGNDLQFRGGTVGAPTVRFRQLTLSGG from the coding sequence ATGGACTACCAGAAGCTCGCGAAGCGAATCGTCCAGCGCGCCACCAAGAAGGGCGCCCGCCAGGCCGAGGCCTTCATCGAGGTCAGCCGCCAGAGCACCGTGCGCGTGCGCGAAGGACAGATCGAGGACCTCACCCAGTCCACCGCCAAGGGCGTGGGCCTGCGCGTGGTGACGAAGGACCGGCTCGGCTTCGCCTTCACGTCGGACTTCGAGCCCTCGGGCATCGACCTGCTCGTGGACCAGGCCCTGAAGCTGGCCGAGGCCGCCGCGCCCAACAAGCTCAATGGCCTGCCCGGCGCGCGCGACCTGGGCCGCTTCGGCGACACCGGCGCGCTGTACGACGAGGCCGTGGCGAACCTGCCCGGCGACTGGAAGGTGAAGGCCGCGCTGGAGATGGAGAAGGCGGGCCGCGCGGAGGACTCGCGCGTCAGCACCTTCAACTCGGTGGGCGCCGGAGACTTCGTGTCGGAGGTCTACGTCGCGTCGTCGGAAGGCATGGTCGGGGGCTACTCGGGCACGTACGTGTTCATGTTCGCCATGCCCGTGGCCGCGCAGGACGGGCAGCTCCAGAAGGGCTACTGGCTCGACTACAAGCGCTTCCTGGCGGACCTGGAGTCGCCCGAGTCCATCGGCCGCGAGGCGACGCGGCGCGCGGTGCGGATGCTGGGCGCCAGGCGCGTGAAGACGCAGCAGGTGCCGGTGCTGTTCGACCCGCTCGTCACCGCGTCCTTCGTGTCCGGCGTGGCAAAGGCCGCCAGCGGCAATGCCGTGCATCAGCAGGCCAGCATGCTGGCGTCGCTCAAGGGCAAGCGCCTGGCCTCCGAGCACGTCACGCTGGTGGACAATGGCCTGTTGCCCCGAGGACTCGCCACCGCGCCCTTCGACGGTGAAGGCGTGCCCACGCGGCGCACGCCCATCATCGACCGGGGCGTCATGTCGAGCTTCCTCTACGACGCGTTCACCGCGCGCAAGGCGAAGGCGCGGCCCACCGGCAACGCCAGGCGCGGCTACAACGCGCTGCCGAGCATCGGCACCACCAACCTCTACCTGGAGGCCGGTACGCGCTCGCCCGAGGACCTCATCAAGGAGGTGGACCGTGGCTTCTACGTCACGTCCCTGCTCGGCCACGGCGCCAACCCCGTCACGGGCGAGCTGTCGGCGGGGGCCAACGGCCTGTGGATTGAGAACGGCGAACTGACGCACGCGGTGCAGGAGGTCACCGTGGCGGGCAACGTGCTCAAGATGCTCCAGGACCTGGACGGCGTGGGGAATGACTTGCAGTTCCGCGGAGGCACGGTGGGCGCGCCCACTGTCCGCTTCCGGCAGCTCACCCTCTCGGGAGGGTAG